Proteins from one Cicer arietinum cultivar CDC Frontier isolate Library 1 chromosome 3, Cicar.CDCFrontier_v2.0, whole genome shotgun sequence genomic window:
- the LOC113785748 gene encoding uncharacterized protein: MECNFPPPPCNNNTITSSSSKTKRKEKKGVKKSKGSSSVKLSTDPQSVAARERRHRISDRFKILQSMVPGGSKMDTVSMLEEAIHYVKFLKTQIWLHQTMINFVDDDHMFIPQEHNNFHSLDQHINPNSSSIEPLDTLPQLPLEQFCFQGEEENKFIFNMPL, from the coding sequence ATGGAGTGCAACTTTCCTCCTCCACCTTGCAACAACAATACTATcacttcttcatcttcaaaaacAAAGAGAAAGGAGAAAAAGGGTGTGAAGAAAAGCAAAGGTTCATCATCAGTGAAACTTTCAACTGATCCACAAAGTGTTGCAGCTAGAGAAAGAAGACATAGAATCAGTGACAGGTTCAAGATTCTTCAGAGTATGGTACCTGGTGGGAGTAAAATGGACACTGTTTCTATGTTGGAAGAAGCTATTCACTATGTTAAGTTTCTTAAGACacagatttggcttcatcaAACAATGATTAACTTTGTTGATGATGATCACATGTTCATTCCTCAAGAACATAACAACTTTCATTCTCTTGATCAACATATTAATCCTAACTCAAGTTCAATTGAGCCTTTGGATACTTTGCCACAGTTACCACTAGAGCAGTTCTGTTTTCAAGGTGAAGAAGAGAACAAATTCATCTTTAATATGCCACTATGA
- the LOC101497155 gene encoding pyruvate decarboxylase 2 produces the protein MDTMLGSLESTKPPSNDIVSCPKANSTAAIQPCTIVSSAEATLGRHLARRLVQIGVTDVFSVPGDFNLTLLDHLIAEPELNLIGCCNELNAGYAADGYARSRGVGACVVTFTVGGLSVINAIAGAYSENLPLICIVGGPNSNDYGTNRVLHHTIGLSDFSQELRCFQTVTCFQAVVNHLEEAHELIDTAISTALKESKPVYISISCNLPAIPHPTFTRDPVPFSLSPKLSNQQGLEAAVEAAAEFLNKAVKPVLVAGPKLRVANASDAFVELADTSGYALAVMPSAKGMVPEHHPHFIGTYWGAVSTAFCAEIVESADAYLFAGPIFNDYSSVGYSLLLKKEKAIIVQPDRVVIANGPAFGCVLMKDFLKALSKRLKHNNAAYENYHRIFIPDGKPLKSAPKEPLRVNVMFQHIQQMLSSETAVIAETGDSWFNCQKLKLPEGCGYEFQMQYGSIGWSVGATLGYAQAVPEKRVIACIGDGSFQVTAQDVSTMLRCGQKTIIFLINNCGYTIEVEIHDGPYNVIKNWNYTGLIDAIHNGEGKCWTTKVVCEEELVEAIATATGPKKDCLCFIEVVVHKDDTSKELLEWGSRVSAANSRPPNPQ, from the exons ATGGACACGATGTTAGGCTCATTAGAGTCAACCAAGCCACCAAGCAACGACATCGTTTCATGCCCAAAAGCAAACAGCACAGCCGCGATCCAGCCTTGCACAATTGTTTCCTCCGCCGAAGCTACCCTAGGCCGCCACTTAGCACGGAGGCTAGTACAAATCGGTGTCACCGACGTATTTTCCGTTCCCGGCGACTTCAATCTCACACTACTCGACCACCTCATCGCCGAACCTGAGCTCAACTTAATCGGCTGCTGTAACGAGCTCAACGCTGGATACGCCGCCGACGGTTACGCTAGATCGCGCGGCGTCGGAGCGTGTGTTGTTACTTTCACTGTTGGTGGTTTAAGTGTTATTAATGCTATAGCTGGTGCTTATAGTGAGAATTTGCCGCTGATTTGTATTGTTGGTGGACCTAACTCTAATGATTATGGAACTAATAGGGTTCTTCATCATACTATTGGCTTATCTGATTTTAGCCAAGAATTGAGGTGTTTTCAAACTGTTACTTGTTTTCAG GCTGTGGTGAATCACTTGGAAGAAGCTCACGAGTTGATTGATACAGCAATCTCAACTGCACTGAAAGAGAGCAAGCCTGTTTATATAAGCATTAGCTGTAACTTGCCTGCTATTCCTCACCCCACTTTCACTCGTGACCCTGTCCCTTTTTCACTCTCTCCCAA ATTGAGTAACCAACAGGGGTTGGAAGCAGCAGTTGAGGCAGCAGCAGAGTTTCTTAACAAAGCAGTGAAACCGGTACTAGTAGCCGGTCCTAAACTGAGGGTGGCGAATGCATCCGATGCCTTTGTTGAACTGGCTGATACAAGTGGTTACGCACTTGCTGTGATGCCATCAGCTAAAGGGATGGTCCCGGAGCACCATCCTCATTTCATTGGAACTTATTGGGGTGCTGTTAGTACTGCATTTTGTGCTGAGATTGTGGAATCAGCTGATGCATACTTGTTTGCTGGTCCCATTTTTAATGACTACAGCTCTGTCGGGTATTCGCTTCTTCTCAAGAAAGAGAAGGCAATTATTGTACAGCCTGATCGGGTTGTGATTGCTAATGGACCTGCATTTGGATGTGTGTTGATGAAGGATTTCCTCAAGGCGCTTTCGAAGCGTCTCAAACACAACAATGCTGCATATGAAAACTACCATAGGATTTTTATCCCAGATGGTAAACCTTTGAAGTCTGCACCAAAAGAGCCTTTGAGGGTTAATGTTATGTTCCAACATATACAACAGATGCTGTCCAGTGAAACAGCTGTGATTGCTGAGACAGGGGACTCATGGTTTAACTGTCAAAAGCTGAAATTGCCTGAGGGATGTGG GTATGAGTTTCAAATGCAATATGGCTCAATTGGATGGTCCGTTGGTGCAACTCTTGGCTATGCACAAGCGGTCCCGGAGAAGCGAGTGATTGCTTGCATTGGTGATGGAAGCTTTCAG GTAACTGCTCAGGATGTATCAACAATGCTGCGATGTGGACAGAAGACCATCATCTTCCTGATAAACAATTGCGGATACACAATTGAGGTAGAAATTCATGATGGACCATACAATGTTATCAAGAACTGGAATTACACTGGATTAATTGATGCAATTCACAATGGTGAAGGAAAATGTTGGACTACCAAG GTAGTGTGTGAAGAGGAGCTAGTTGAAGCAATTGCCACTGCAACAGGACCAAAGAAAGACTGCTTATGTTTCATTGAAGTGGTTGTTCACAAGGATGACACCAGCAAAGAGTTGCTTGAGTGGGGATCCAGGGTCTCTGCTGCCAATAGCCGTCCCCCAAATCCTCAGTAA